TTCCGCGAGGAAGTGCGCGTAGAGCGGCTCATCCACCACGACCGTATCGGGGCGATTCTCCCACGCACGCATCATCGCCGTTGAGATGTTGCGCGGGCCGGACCACATCGCGATGCGCAACGTCACGCTTGCTCCAGCATCCGCTCGTAGAGTCCGCGCAGCCGCGCCGTCACTGGCCCGGGCGCCGGGAGGGTGCGGCTGTCGATGCTGCGGGCGGGCGTTACTCCCCCGAAAGTGCCGGTGACGAACGCCTCTTCCGCTTCGCGGAGCGCCGCGGGCGGGAAGTCTGCCTCGCTACAGGTGATGTTGTTGTCGCGGCAGAGGCGGAGTATCGCCTGGCGGGTAATCCCGCCGAGGCAGTAGCGGCCGGTAGAGGTGCGCACCTCGCCGCCGGCGACGTGGAAGAAGTGGGTCGAGTTGCAGGTCGAGACGTTGCCGTGCGGGTCGAGCATGATGCCCTCGTCGCCTCCCAGTGCGGTTGCCTCGCGGCAGGCCTGGATGCAGTTGTGCTTGCTGAGGCTGTTGATGCGCGGGTCCTGCACTTCGGGGCCGGGCCGCCGCGTCGTCACGCTGACGAGCGCGATTCCGCGTGTGTAGAGCGCCGGGTCGGGCGTCTTCCACTCGGGGATGATGACCAGCGTCGGCCCGCCCGCCGAGGCGCGCGGGTCCTGGAACGGCGTCGCCTTGGGTCCGCGCGAGACGACCAGCCTCACGTGCGCACCGTCTTCCATCTCGTTCGCCGCGATCGTGCGGTAGAGTTCGCCCTCCAGC
This is a stretch of genomic DNA from Candidatus Poseidoniia archaeon. It encodes these proteins:
- a CDS encoding aminotransferase class IV; the encoded protein is MATGTHACLEDERNASVLVNVNGELLPRNAATVSVFDAGFLLGDGVWEGLRLHKGKFAFLPEHLQRLVAGAAAIGLELPLTLAELEGELYRTIAANEMEDGAHVRLVVSRGPKATPFQDPRASAGGPTLVIIPEWKTPDPALYTRGIALVSVTTRRPGPEVQDPRINSLSKHNCIQACREATALGGDEGIMLDPHGNVSTCNSTHFFHVAGGEVRTSTGRYCLGGITRQAILRLCRDNNITCSEADFPPAALREAEEAFVTGTFGGVTPARSIDSRTLPAPGPVTARLRGLYERMLEQA